In Nicotiana tabacum cultivar K326 chromosome 2, ASM71507v2, whole genome shotgun sequence, the following proteins share a genomic window:
- the LOC142166431 gene encoding uncharacterized protein LOC142166431, with the protein MAITIVVGGSTLNIISAYAPQVELNKEVKRHFWEDLDGLVCGIPHTEKLIIKGDLYGCIRTTSRGYDDMYKDEHLVTFQSTMAKIQIDYLLLRKCDTGLCTDCKIILSENLMTQRRLLVMDLEIMRKRKKKVMYDQPRIRWRALTKDKAQELREKGLVMEA; encoded by the exons ATGGCTATTACGATAGTTGTGGGAGGGTCTACTTTAAACATAATTAGTGCTTACGCACCTCAAGTGGAGTTGAACAAGGAGGTTAAAAGGCACTTTTGGGAGGATTTAGATGGGTTGGTATGTGGCATTCCACACACTGAGAAGCTAATTATAAAAGGAGATTTATATGGCTGCATCAGAACTACTTCTAGGGGTTATGATGATATGTAT AAAGATGAGCACTTGGTCACCTTTCAGAGTACAATGGCCAAGATCCAGATTGATTATCTACTCCTTAGGAAGTGTGATACTGGTCTTTGCACAGATTGCAAGATTATACTGAGTGAGAATCTCATGACTCAACGTAGGCTACTGGTTATGGACTTAGAGAtcatgaggaagaggaagaagaaggttATGTATGACCAACCTAGGATCAGGTGGAGAGCCTTGACCAAGGACAAAGCTCAAGAGTTGAGAGAGAAGGGCCTGGTTATGGAGGCCTAG